The Eurosta solidaginis isolate ZX-2024a chromosome 4, ASM4086904v1, whole genome shotgun sequence genome includes a window with the following:
- the Ork1 gene encoding open rectifier potassium channel protein 1 isoform X1: protein MSPRRLILLLVFYIAYLMFGASIYYHIEHALEKQTRMSDLMEQLEINQYLVDELAGKNESTIDTILTRVSEYCGKPVTKEPEDKPYTWTFYHAFFFAFTVCSTVGYGNIFPTTDAGRIIMIFYSIIGIPVNGILFAGLGEYFGKIFEFIYRRYKDFKTTRDKHYVPPQLGLITAILIALIPGIGLFILLPSLVFMHLENWSYVVSVYFSYVTTTTIGFGDKVPTFGANQPSDFGAWFVVYEIFIIFWFIFALGYLVMIMGFITRGLQSKKLRRIEQQLSSNIKTTQNRIWTGVTKDVGHLRRILNELYILRVKPVYNESDLEQMLHRSNSAPELTMYRTDPPPEFPRKRAFSESCDVVEARGVLVPVHASSDTELDKLDKQKSFQDADAFLQTTELLAKVVNALGAVRVPEEDDASMYGAYHGFSDSQILASEWSYPSVNDVPKPRGRASSDYNIETPWRQRRPTALPNEWTWSGDNERIQEAINNRYKQGDNEDLYRSSFGLPPLDYVVNVEEEEPQKPRVKKFSMPDGLRKLFPSKKRSSQERITAPEGSADITMPNGGRRFSIMSVPENVQRAPPLDYYSTVAADANAPYYGNGKSTTLVVPPSSFPSDGSLTSKPANAPNGVAAGARRGSNALAVGGARKRRESIFTQNPVLGARRGSLFPTSNAAGLTQRRGSLFSTGAALAGAGPQSRRGSLFPTNGRGGEDRRPSVFSVASDEERDVLENTTIADLIRALEVLHTQTAMEQAVDSAPVITHSDMGGIFGSSEDSSRKKSSTALDLPDVPSLFSLLGGDNKRAANAAAANRLYPRRSTVVGALPTSSFNTPSGSTTALGPSSMLATGPTSVLTRRRKSSAMQQGLEPPPSYSERDTNALSALATTASNKFKRRFSVRPTALQIPPGKAPPAGANINNALQQPGTATAPTLSPATSQIVMPRRLSLRPSPLARELIVSTTPSSTSSSGDPSPTSPPSGGATVSSTTRLLPATTSMGSTPIGAATRAPTTGSTHSPLSRIVQIAQAQRKLSKPEGFALERTPKPDES, encoded by the exons AATATCTCGTCGATGAATTAGCTGGCAAAAATGAAAGCACTATTGACACCATACTCACAAGAGTTTCAGAATATTGTGGAAAACCTGTCACAAAAGAACCAGAGGATAAACCTTACACATGGACATTTTATCATGCATTTTTCTTCGCTTTTACTGTTTGTTCCACAGTCGGTTATGGCAACATATTTCCAACAACTGATGCAGGCAGAATTATTATGATCTTCTATTCTATCATTGGCATACCGGTGAATGGTATACTTTTTGCGGGACTTGGGGAATATTTCGGCAAAATA TTCGAATTCATTTATCGCCGTTATAAAGATTTTAAGACGACACGTGATAAACATTATGTGCCACCGCAATTGGGTCTAATTACAGCAATACTTATAGCTTTAATACCAGGCATTGGCCTTTTTATATTATTACCATCGCTTGTTTTTATGCATCTGGAAAATTGGTCATATGTGGTTTCCGTTTATTTCTCTTATGTAACTACCACCACAATTGGCTTTGGGGACAAAGTGCCCACTTTTGGAGCAAATCAG CCAAGCGATTTCGGTGCCTGGTTCGTAGTTTATGAGATATTTATCATATTCTGGTTCATATTTGCATTAGGCTATTTGGTAATGATTATGGGCTTCATAACaag AGGTTTACAAAGTAAGAAATTAAGACGCATAGAGCAACAATTATCCTCAAATATCAAAACAACACAAAATCGAATTTGGACTGGTGTTACTAAAGATGTTGGACATTTACGAAGGATATTAAACGAGCTGTATATACTGAGAGTAAAG CCGGTTTATAACGAATCAGATCTGGAGCAAATGTTACACCGTTCCAATTCGGCGCCCGAACTGACTATGTACCGTACTGATCCACCGCCAGAATTTCCACGCAAACGCGCATTCTCAGAGAGCTGCGATGTTGTTGAAGCGCGCGGTGTACTCGTACCTGTTCACGCCTCCTCTGATACTGAACTCGATAAGCTTGACAAGCAAAAGTCCTTTCAAGACGCAGATGCTTTTCTACAAACAACGGAACTTTTGGCCAAAGTGGTTAATGCATTAGGCGCTGTACGAGTGCCGGAAGAAGATGATGCCAGTATGTATGGTGCTTATCATGGTTTTTCGGATTCTCAAATACTGGCTAGTGAATGGTCGTATCCAAGTGTTAATGATGTACCAAAACCACGGGGGCGCGCAAGCTCAGATTATAACATTGAAACGCCATGGCGTCAACGCCGACCAACTGCGCTGCCAAACGAATGGACATGGAGTGGTGATAATGAGAGGATACAAGAAGCAATCAACAACCGCTACAAACAAGGGGATAATGAAGATTTGTATCGTTCCAGTTTTGGTTTGCCGCCACTTGATTACGTGGTGAATGTAGAAGAAGAAGAGCCACAAAAACCTCGTGTCAAGAAGTTCTCCATGCCAGATGGACTGCGTAAATTGTTTCCCTCAAAGAAACGCTCTTCGCAAGAGCGCATAACAGCGCCTGAAGGAAGCGCCGATATAACGATGCCGAATGGCGGGCGTCGTTTCTCGATTATGAGCGTGCCAGAGAATGTGCAGCGCGCACCACCACTAGATTATTATAGCACAGTTGCTGCAGATGCAAATGCACCTTATTATGGTAATGGTAAGTCAACAACGCTGGTTGTACCACCGAGCAGTTTCCCATCAGATGGCAGTTTGACATCTAAACCGGCAAATGCACCTAACGGTGTGGCAGCTGGTGCACGGCGTGGAAGTAATGCACTTGCTGTGGGTGGCGCGCGCAAACGACGTGAATCGATATTTACACAAAATCCCGTATTGGGAGCGCGACGCGGCAGTCTCTTTCCCACTTCAAATGCTGCTGGGCTAACACAGCGGCGTGGCAGTCTTTTTAGCACTGGTGCAGCTCTTGCTGGAGCAGGTCCTCAATCACGACGTGGCAGTCTTTTTCCGACTAACGGACGTGGTGGTGAAGACCGTCGCCCCAGTGTGTTCTCCGTTGCTTCAGATGAGGAACGTGATGTGTTGGAAAACACAACAATTGCTGACTTGATACGGGCGCTTGAAGTGTTGCATACGCAAACAGCAATGGAGCAAGCGGTCGATAGTGCGCCAGTTATAACGCACAGCGATATGGGTGGTATTTTTGGTAGCAGCGAAGACAGCTCACGTAAGAAGAGTAGTACTGCGCTGGATTTGCCTGATGTGCCATCTTTGTTCTCGCTACTTGGCGGCGATAATAAACGCGCTGCTAATGCCGCTGCTGCAAATCGTTTGTACCCACGTCGTTCTACTGTCGTTGGAGCGTTACCTACCAGTTCATTCAATACTCCATCAGGCTCTACAACAGCACTAGGACCATCGTCAATGTTGGCAACAGGGCCGACAAGTGTCTTGACACGTAGACGTAAATCATCAGCCATGCAGCAAGGGCTCGAACCACCACCTAGTTATTCCGAACGTGACACAAATGCCTTATCAGCATTAGCTACAACTGCCAGTAACAAGTTCAAGCGTCGTTTTAGCGTACGTCCCACTGCGTTACAAATACCACCAGGAAAAGCGCCACCAGCCGGTGCCAATATAAATAATGCGCTACAACAACCAGGCACCGCAACAGCACCAACACTGTCGCCAGCTACTTCACAAATTGTTATGCCACGACGGCTTTCATTGCGACCATCGCCGCTAGCACGCGAGCTCATTGTATCAACAACGCCATCGTCGACCAGTAGCTCAGGCGATCCAAGTCCCACTAGTCCGCCGAGTGGTGGTGCGACTGTTTCGAGTACTACGCGCCTATTACCTGCGACTACCTCAATGGGTTCAACGCCAATTGGCGCGGCAACACGTGCACCTACCACTGGAAGTACGCATTCGCCGCTCTCGCGTATTGTGCAGATCGCACAAGCTCAGCGAAAGCTAAGTAAGCCTGAAGGATTCGCGCTGGAACGTACACCGAAACCGGATGAATCGTAG
- the Lztr1 gene encoding leucine-zipper-like transcriptional regulator 1 homolog, with protein sequence MLKALLGSESTDSTTEETGNSSSGGGSRSSGDKVGSGSSSSAGGAAAGGSLASSSVSNSSSATCSSLVGTGSNCSQTACGSVGAGSANSSVAGNLSSSGYCTACQSSVDRCYSNTGSRRSRESFTARSKMAHSNSSSIRGSSCRSTGGGAVCLYDTGSCKSISPGSCSLNALNIDFGSYTATHQWTKMLECAEFVGAKRSKHTVVAYKDAMYVFGGDNGKTMLNDLIRFGVKDKSWGRACATGTPPAPRYHHSAVVYGSSMFIFGGYTGDIHSNSNLTNKNDLFEYNFQNAMWVEWKFNGRVPVPRSAHGAAVYDNKMWIYAGYDGNARLNDMWTLNLTGENHQWEEVEQKGERPPTCCNFPVSVARDCMYVFSGQSGLQITNSLFEFHFKTKTWRRISNESVLRGAASAPPSRRYGHTMVHHDRFLYVFGGSADSTLPNDLHCFDLDSQVWSVITPEANPDMPSGRVFHASAVIGDAMYIFGGTVDNSVRRGDTYRFQFSSYPKCTLRDDFGKFFQAKQFCDIQFIVGPEEVKILAHIAFVAARSKHLRTKILAAREARQQQMEKVFGPTLNMQSAMGGGVGGPDRAPLLEVRLAQASPEAFEIILNYIYTDRIDLKESYSKNIIILITDIYQLAGRFLMSRLAQGCIQYLDFKINKQNVLEALYNADKNKIQIIKDHCMQFIIKDENYADVVLSSEFGDLDKALIVEIVRRRLNPSKIVMENNTEKNDGTTLESDMAVFLESTGKDFCDINLMLDGQVVSAHKSILAARCSYFQGMFRSFMPPDNTVNIQIGEIFPSQEAFQSLLRYIYYGETKMPPQDALYLFQAPCFYGLGNNRLASFCKYSLEHNITYENVLQTLEASDITKIYDIKDYALRLIVKDFTKVARLPKIGSLSRELLLEIIRAVADSQGEFLTRISINTDI encoded by the exons ATGCTGAAAGCTTTGCTCGGATCCGAGTCAACAGATTCGACGACAGAAGAAACAGGTAATAGCAGCAGCGGCGGGGGTAGTCGAAGTAGCGGTGACAAAGTTGGCAGTGGTAGTAGTAGTAGTGCAGGCGGTGCTGCAGCTGGTGGCAGCCTAGCATCTAGCTCTGTTTCAAACAGTTCGAGCGCTACATGCAGTAGCTTAGTTGGGACGGGTAGTAATTGCAGTCAAACAGCTTGCGGCAGCGTTGGTGCCGGCAGTGCTAATAGCAGTGTTGCTGGCAATCTCTCCTCCAGTGGCTACTGCACTGCGTGCCAATCATCGGTAGATAGGTGTTATAGTAATACAGGCAGTCGTCGGAGTCGCGAAAGTTTTACAGCGCGCAGTAAAATGGCACACTCCAACTCAAGCTCGATACGTGGCAGCAGTTGCCGCAGCACTGGCGGCGGCGCCGTTTGCTTATACGATACGGGTAGCTGCAAATCAATATCGCCGGGTAGCTGCAGCTTGAATGCGTTGAATATTGATTTTGGTTCATATACGGCAACGCATCAATGGACGAAAATGTTGGAATGCGCCGAATTTGTAGGGGCGAA GCGTAGCAAACATACTGTTGTGGCCTATAAGGATGCTATGTACGTATTTGGTGGTGATAATGGAAAAACAATGCTTAATGATTTAATACGCTTTGGCGTGAAAGATAAATCGTGGGGACGTGCTTGCGCTACTGGCACACCGCCAGCACCGCGCTATCATCACTCGGCTGTAGTGTACGGCAGCTCAATGTTTATATTTGGCGGTTATACAGGCGATATACATTCGAACTCCAATTTGACCAACAAAAACGATTTGTTCGAATATAATTTTCAGAATGCAATGTGGGTGGAGTGGAAATTCAATGGACG GGTGCCAGTGCCTCGTTCCGCTCATGGTGCTGCTGTATATGATAATAAAATGTGGATTTATGCTGGCTATGATGGCAATGCAAGACTCAACGATATGTGGACGCTTAATTTGACA GGTGAAAACCATCAGTGGGAAGAAGTGGAGCAAAAAGGTGAACGACCGCCCACATGCTGTAACTTTCCAGTCTCTGTAGCGCGTGATTGTATGTATGTCTTCTCCGGCCAAAGTGGTTTGCAAATCACAAATTCACTCTTCGAATTCCATTTCAAAACTAAAAC TTGGCGGCGCATCTCCAACGAATCTGTTTTACGTGGTGCTGCATCAGCGCCACCATCACGTCGTTATGGTCACACGATGGTTCATCATGATCGTTTCTTATATGTTTTTGGTGGTTCAGCGGACTCGACGCTACCCAATGATTTGCATTGTTTCGATTTAGATTCACAAGTATGGTCGGTGATTACGCCAGAAGCAAATCCCGATATGCCTTCAGGGCGCGTATTTCATGCTAGCGCTGTTATAGGTGATGCTATGTACATTTTTGGTGGAACTGTTGATAATAGCGTGCGACGTGGCGATACCTATCGTTTTCAATTTTCCTCTTATCCAAAATGTACGCTACGTGATGATTTTGGCAAATTCTTTCAAGCTAAACAATTTTGTGATATACAATTTATTGTTGGCCCCGAGGAGGTGAAAATCTTAGCACACATTGCCTTTGTAGCAGCGCGTTCCAAACATTTGCGTACAAAAATTTTGGCAGCACGGGAAGCGCGTCAACAGCAAATGGAGAAAGTATTTGGCCCAACATTAAATATGCAAAGTGCTATGGGTGGTGGTGTTGGTGGACCGGATCGTGCGCCTTTGCTTGAGGTGCGTTTAGCGCAAGCATCACCAGAAGCATTCGagattatattgaattatatatatACGGATAGAATTGATCTGAAAGAATCATACAGCAAGAATATAATTATATTGATAACAGATATATATCAATTGGCGGGACGTTTTCTTATGTCACGTTTGGCACAAGGTTGCATACAGTATTTGGACtttaaaattaacaaacaaaatgTGCTGGAAGCGCTTTACAATGCGGATAAGAATAA AATACAAATTATCAAGGATCATTGCATGCAATTCATTATAAAAGATGAAAATTATGCTGATGTCGTTTTATCCAGTGAATTTGGCGATTTAGATAAAGCTTTAATTGTTGAAATAGTGCGCAGGCGCCTAAATCCAAGTAAAATCGTCATGGAAAATAACACTGAGAAAAATGATG GCACCACTTTGGAGAGCGATATGGCTGTTTTTCTAGAATCAACAGGCAAAGATTTTTGTGATATAAATCTTATGTTGGATGGACAAGTTGTTTCAGCGCATAAATCTATTTTAGCTGCACGCTGCTCCTACTTCCAGGGCATGTTTAGATCGTTTATGCCACCTGATAATACAGTGAAT atACAAATTGGTGAAATCTTTCCCTCTCAAGAGGCTTTCCAATCACTGTTGCGCTACATCTATTATGGTGAAACTAAAATGCCGCCACAAGATGCCTTGTATCTCTTTCAGGCGCCATGCTTTTATGGTTTAGGTAATAATCGTTTAGCTTCATTCTGCAAATATTCACTCGAGCATAATATCACCTACGAGAATGTGCTACAAACGCTTGAAGCAtcagatattacaaaaatttacgATATAAAAGATTATGCTTTGCGTTTGATTGTAAAAGATTTTACAAAAGTAGCGCGTTTGCCCAAAATTGGTTCACTCTCACGAGAATTGCTGCTGGAAATTATACGCGCTGTTGCTGATTCACAAGGCGAATTTTTAACGCGCATTAGCATTAATACTGATATCTGA
- the LOC137249028 gene encoding uncharacterized protein, with product MSKNSSDMSHNTSNMSLEDWTDHINTRLDVIYKDLCDFEQSVTTQNDSTENGEVVNLMELLEAVNEIQRTARSIRPITGGLKDKHAHLREQMEMLQRSVELLQLENRTRAVDLQETEEEATME from the exons ATGTCTAAAAACAGTAGCGACATGTCACATAACACCAGCAATATGTCGCTTGAAGATTGG ACGGATCACATTAATACGCGCCTCGATGTCATCTACAAAGATCTCTGCGATTTTGAGCAAAGCGTTACTACACAAAACGACAGTACTGAAAATGGCGAAGTAGTAAATCTAATGGAGCTGCTAGAAGCTGTTAATGAAATACAACGCACAGCACGCAGCATACGTCCCATAACAGGTGGGCTCAAAGATAAGCATGCACATTTGCGTGAACAAATGGAAATGTTACAGCGTTCGGTGGAGCTATTGCAATTGGAGAATAGAACGCGTGCAGTGGATTTGCAGGAGACCGAGGAGGAAGCAACAATGGAATGA
- the Ork1 gene encoding open rectifier potassium channel protein 1 isoform X2: protein MVMHMEYLVDELAGKNESTIDTILTRVSEYCGKPVTKEPEDKPYTWTFYHAFFFAFTVCSTVGYGNIFPTTDAGRIIMIFYSIIGIPVNGILFAGLGEYFGKIFEFIYRRYKDFKTTRDKHYVPPQLGLITAILIALIPGIGLFILLPSLVFMHLENWSYVVSVYFSYVTTTTIGFGDKVPTFGANQPSDFGAWFVVYEIFIIFWFIFALGYLVMIMGFITRGLQSKKLRRIEQQLSSNIKTTQNRIWTGVTKDVGHLRRILNELYILRVKPVYNESDLEQMLHRSNSAPELTMYRTDPPPEFPRKRAFSESCDVVEARGVLVPVHASSDTELDKLDKQKSFQDADAFLQTTELLAKVVNALGAVRVPEEDDASMYGAYHGFSDSQILASEWSYPSVNDVPKPRGRASSDYNIETPWRQRRPTALPNEWTWSGDNERIQEAINNRYKQGDNEDLYRSSFGLPPLDYVVNVEEEEPQKPRVKKFSMPDGLRKLFPSKKRSSQERITAPEGSADITMPNGGRRFSIMSVPENVQRAPPLDYYSTVAADANAPYYGNGKSTTLVVPPSSFPSDGSLTSKPANAPNGVAAGARRGSNALAVGGARKRRESIFTQNPVLGARRGSLFPTSNAAGLTQRRGSLFSTGAALAGAGPQSRRGSLFPTNGRGGEDRRPSVFSVASDEERDVLENTTIADLIRALEVLHTQTAMEQAVDSAPVITHSDMGGIFGSSEDSSRKKSSTALDLPDVPSLFSLLGGDNKRAANAAAANRLYPRRSTVVGALPTSSFNTPSGSTTALGPSSMLATGPTSVLTRRRKSSAMQQGLEPPPSYSERDTNALSALATTASNKFKRRFSVRPTALQIPPGKAPPAGANINNALQQPGTATAPTLSPATSQIVMPRRLSLRPSPLARELIVSTTPSSTSSSGDPSPTSPPSGGATVSSTTRLLPATTSMGSTPIGAATRAPTTGSTHSPLSRIVQIAQAQRKLSKPEGFALERTPKPDES, encoded by the exons AATATCTCGTCGATGAATTAGCTGGCAAAAATGAAAGCACTATTGACACCATACTCACAAGAGTTTCAGAATATTGTGGAAAACCTGTCACAAAAGAACCAGAGGATAAACCTTACACATGGACATTTTATCATGCATTTTTCTTCGCTTTTACTGTTTGTTCCACAGTCGGTTATGGCAACATATTTCCAACAACTGATGCAGGCAGAATTATTATGATCTTCTATTCTATCATTGGCATACCGGTGAATGGTATACTTTTTGCGGGACTTGGGGAATATTTCGGCAAAATA TTCGAATTCATTTATCGCCGTTATAAAGATTTTAAGACGACACGTGATAAACATTATGTGCCACCGCAATTGGGTCTAATTACAGCAATACTTATAGCTTTAATACCAGGCATTGGCCTTTTTATATTATTACCATCGCTTGTTTTTATGCATCTGGAAAATTGGTCATATGTGGTTTCCGTTTATTTCTCTTATGTAACTACCACCACAATTGGCTTTGGGGACAAAGTGCCCACTTTTGGAGCAAATCAG CCAAGCGATTTCGGTGCCTGGTTCGTAGTTTATGAGATATTTATCATATTCTGGTTCATATTTGCATTAGGCTATTTGGTAATGATTATGGGCTTCATAACaag AGGTTTACAAAGTAAGAAATTAAGACGCATAGAGCAACAATTATCCTCAAATATCAAAACAACACAAAATCGAATTTGGACTGGTGTTACTAAAGATGTTGGACATTTACGAAGGATATTAAACGAGCTGTATATACTGAGAGTAAAG CCGGTTTATAACGAATCAGATCTGGAGCAAATGTTACACCGTTCCAATTCGGCGCCCGAACTGACTATGTACCGTACTGATCCACCGCCAGAATTTCCACGCAAACGCGCATTCTCAGAGAGCTGCGATGTTGTTGAAGCGCGCGGTGTACTCGTACCTGTTCACGCCTCCTCTGATACTGAACTCGATAAGCTTGACAAGCAAAAGTCCTTTCAAGACGCAGATGCTTTTCTACAAACAACGGAACTTTTGGCCAAAGTGGTTAATGCATTAGGCGCTGTACGAGTGCCGGAAGAAGATGATGCCAGTATGTATGGTGCTTATCATGGTTTTTCGGATTCTCAAATACTGGCTAGTGAATGGTCGTATCCAAGTGTTAATGATGTACCAAAACCACGGGGGCGCGCAAGCTCAGATTATAACATTGAAACGCCATGGCGTCAACGCCGACCAACTGCGCTGCCAAACGAATGGACATGGAGTGGTGATAATGAGAGGATACAAGAAGCAATCAACAACCGCTACAAACAAGGGGATAATGAAGATTTGTATCGTTCCAGTTTTGGTTTGCCGCCACTTGATTACGTGGTGAATGTAGAAGAAGAAGAGCCACAAAAACCTCGTGTCAAGAAGTTCTCCATGCCAGATGGACTGCGTAAATTGTTTCCCTCAAAGAAACGCTCTTCGCAAGAGCGCATAACAGCGCCTGAAGGAAGCGCCGATATAACGATGCCGAATGGCGGGCGTCGTTTCTCGATTATGAGCGTGCCAGAGAATGTGCAGCGCGCACCACCACTAGATTATTATAGCACAGTTGCTGCAGATGCAAATGCACCTTATTATGGTAATGGTAAGTCAACAACGCTGGTTGTACCACCGAGCAGTTTCCCATCAGATGGCAGTTTGACATCTAAACCGGCAAATGCACCTAACGGTGTGGCAGCTGGTGCACGGCGTGGAAGTAATGCACTTGCTGTGGGTGGCGCGCGCAAACGACGTGAATCGATATTTACACAAAATCCCGTATTGGGAGCGCGACGCGGCAGTCTCTTTCCCACTTCAAATGCTGCTGGGCTAACACAGCGGCGTGGCAGTCTTTTTAGCACTGGTGCAGCTCTTGCTGGAGCAGGTCCTCAATCACGACGTGGCAGTCTTTTTCCGACTAACGGACGTGGTGGTGAAGACCGTCGCCCCAGTGTGTTCTCCGTTGCTTCAGATGAGGAACGTGATGTGTTGGAAAACACAACAATTGCTGACTTGATACGGGCGCTTGAAGTGTTGCATACGCAAACAGCAATGGAGCAAGCGGTCGATAGTGCGCCAGTTATAACGCACAGCGATATGGGTGGTATTTTTGGTAGCAGCGAAGACAGCTCACGTAAGAAGAGTAGTACTGCGCTGGATTTGCCTGATGTGCCATCTTTGTTCTCGCTACTTGGCGGCGATAATAAACGCGCTGCTAATGCCGCTGCTGCAAATCGTTTGTACCCACGTCGTTCTACTGTCGTTGGAGCGTTACCTACCAGTTCATTCAATACTCCATCAGGCTCTACAACAGCACTAGGACCATCGTCAATGTTGGCAACAGGGCCGACAAGTGTCTTGACACGTAGACGTAAATCATCAGCCATGCAGCAAGGGCTCGAACCACCACCTAGTTATTCCGAACGTGACACAAATGCCTTATCAGCATTAGCTACAACTGCCAGTAACAAGTTCAAGCGTCGTTTTAGCGTACGTCCCACTGCGTTACAAATACCACCAGGAAAAGCGCCACCAGCCGGTGCCAATATAAATAATGCGCTACAACAACCAGGCACCGCAACAGCACCAACACTGTCGCCAGCTACTTCACAAATTGTTATGCCACGACGGCTTTCATTGCGACCATCGCCGCTAGCACGCGAGCTCATTGTATCAACAACGCCATCGTCGACCAGTAGCTCAGGCGATCCAAGTCCCACTAGTCCGCCGAGTGGTGGTGCGACTGTTTCGAGTACTACGCGCCTATTACCTGCGACTACCTCAATGGGTTCAACGCCAATTGGCGCGGCAACACGTGCACCTACCACTGGAAGTACGCATTCGCCGCTCTCGCGTATTGTGCAGATCGCACAAGCTCAGCGAAAGCTAAGTAAGCCTGAAGGATTCGCGCTGGAACGTACACCGAAACCGGATGAATCGTAG